The Catenulispora sp. MAP5-51 genome has a window encoding:
- a CDS encoding aminoglycoside 3'-phosphotransferase, with protein MTSLSFTSIPAPDHPVPDQIRHAAADRPIVPVWHNEGATTFRLGEGPGSRFAKWAPAGSSVDLAGEAARMLWAGAFVTVPHVLEQGSDAEGTWLVTAALDGDMAVTERWKQDPATAVRVIGESLRAFHDALPVAECPFSASAEERVAEAEHGAEQRAHRTLHPDFAGLTQADALKRVTDIPAVDLLVVCHGDTCAPNTLLSADGRFAGHVDLGALGVADRWSDLAIATWSTTWNYGPGWELPLLDAYGIDPDPARTEYYRLLWEVGP; from the coding sequence GTGACCTCGCTCAGCTTCACCTCCATCCCCGCCCCCGACCACCCGGTCCCCGACCAGATCCGCCACGCCGCCGCCGACCGCCCGATCGTCCCGGTCTGGCACAACGAGGGCGCCACCACCTTCCGCCTGGGCGAGGGCCCCGGGTCCCGCTTCGCGAAGTGGGCCCCGGCCGGCAGCTCCGTGGACCTCGCCGGTGAGGCGGCGCGCATGCTGTGGGCCGGGGCCTTCGTGACCGTGCCGCACGTGCTGGAGCAGGGCTCGGACGCCGAGGGCACCTGGCTGGTCACCGCCGCGCTCGACGGGGACATGGCCGTGACCGAGCGCTGGAAGCAGGATCCGGCGACCGCCGTGCGGGTCATCGGCGAGAGCCTGCGGGCCTTCCACGACGCGCTGCCGGTCGCCGAGTGCCCGTTCAGCGCCTCCGCCGAGGAGCGGGTCGCCGAGGCGGAGCACGGTGCCGAGCAGCGTGCGCACCGGACGCTGCACCCCGACTTCGCCGGCCTCACCCAGGCCGACGCGCTCAAGCGCGTGACCGACATCCCGGCGGTGGACCTGCTCGTGGTCTGCCACGGCGACACCTGCGCGCCGAACACCCTGCTGTCCGCCGACGGCCGCTTCGCCGGGCATGTGGACCTCGGCGCGCTCGGCGTCGCGGACCGCTGGTCGGATCTGGCGATCGCCACCTGGTCCACCACCTGGAACTACGGCCCGGGCTGGGAGCTGCCGCTGCTCGATGCGTACGGGATCGACCCCGACCCCGCGCGCACCGAGTACTACCGGCTGCTGTGGGAAGTCGGCCCCTGA
- a CDS encoding TetR/AcrR family transcriptional regulator, which yields MSVSSRRTTYTPDSLLEVAVTVFNERGYDGTSMEDLARAAGITKSSIYHHVKGKEELLTRGVNRALDALNASLDALEALPEADAGELDRVEQAVFRAVQILVEELPYVTLLLRVRGNTETERAAQARRREIDQRLAGFVERAAAAGALRTDLDPRLASRLVFGMVNSVVEWYRPGPGRWSADDVASAVTHLVFDGLRRR from the coding sequence ATGAGCGTCTCTTCCCGGCGCACCACGTACACCCCCGACTCCCTGCTGGAAGTCGCCGTCACCGTGTTCAACGAGCGCGGATACGACGGCACCAGCATGGAGGACCTGGCGCGGGCGGCGGGGATCACGAAGTCCTCGATCTACCACCACGTCAAGGGCAAGGAGGAGCTGCTGACCCGCGGCGTCAACCGGGCCCTGGACGCGCTGAACGCCTCGCTGGACGCCCTGGAGGCCTTGCCGGAAGCCGACGCCGGGGAGCTGGACCGGGTGGAGCAGGCGGTGTTCCGCGCGGTGCAGATCCTGGTCGAGGAGCTGCCCTACGTGACGCTGCTGCTGCGCGTGCGCGGCAACACCGAGACCGAGCGGGCCGCGCAGGCCCGGCGCCGCGAGATCGACCAGCGGCTGGCGGGCTTCGTGGAGCGCGCGGCGGCGGCCGGGGCGCTGCGTACGGATCTGGACCCGCGGCTGGCCTCGCGGCTGGTGTTCGGGATGGTGAACTCGGTCGTGGAGTGGTACCGGCCCGGGCCCGGGCGGTGGTCCGCCGACGACGTCGCGTCGGCCGTGACGCACCTGGTGTTCGACGGGCTGCGGCGGCGTTGA
- a CDS encoding multiprotein-bridging factor 1 family protein codes for MTNDTLKTARLSLRLSQEEFARRIREVGKAVGEPNDASKRLVQRWESGVTAQPRPVYARALEAVLGVPIEAMGFPARVSPDREGGHDMSAAEASAPGVANPETTAVAQAEQSNFSGIWLSRYEFYSSSREQTFTGAHHVLLLQTGDRITGRSISPNSLDPQSSMSVDLTVDRNIITGTWRERTGEEGFYRGATYYGALQMLAEPTGRRIVGKWVGFGKDFDVNTGPWELVFLDASTAPGTIERYSSAPQA; via the coding sequence ATGACGAACGACACGCTGAAGACCGCTCGGCTCAGCCTGCGTCTGAGTCAAGAGGAGTTCGCCCGCCGCATCCGAGAAGTCGGAAAAGCAGTCGGTGAACCCAACGACGCCAGCAAGCGCCTCGTTCAGCGCTGGGAGTCCGGCGTCACGGCACAGCCCCGGCCGGTCTACGCACGCGCTCTGGAGGCCGTCCTCGGAGTGCCGATCGAAGCCATGGGTTTTCCCGCGAGGGTCAGCCCGGACCGAGAAGGAGGTCATGACATGTCCGCTGCGGAGGCCTCCGCTCCGGGCGTCGCCAATCCCGAGACCACTGCCGTCGCTCAGGCAGAACAGTCCAACTTCTCGGGCATCTGGCTGTCGCGCTACGAGTTCTACTCCTCCAGCCGAGAGCAGACCTTCACCGGCGCCCACCACGTCCTTCTGCTCCAGACCGGAGATCGGATCACCGGCCGTTCCATCTCCCCGAACTCCCTTGACCCGCAATCCTCGATGAGCGTTGATCTGACCGTCGACCGGAACATCATCACCGGGACGTGGCGCGAGCGGACCGGGGAAGAAGGCTTCTACCGTGGCGCCACCTACTACGGTGCGCTCCAGATGCTGGCCGAGCCGACCGGGCGCAGGATCGTCGGGAAGTGGGTCGGCTTCGGTAAGGACTTCGACGTGAACACCGGTCCGTGGGAACTGGTGTTTCTGGACGCCAGCACGGCTCCGGGCACCATCGAGCGTTACTCGTCCGCTCCGCAGGCGTGA
- the pcaF gene encoding 3-oxoadipyl-CoA thiolase: MTDAYLVTGTRTPFGRYGGALASVRPDDLAAHAVRELLAGVPQIPGAAVDEVFLGDANQAGEDNRDVARMALLLAGLPVTVPGATVNRLCGSGLEALVQAARQIRLGEADVVVAGGVESMSRAPFVMGKADTAFARSADVFDTTIGWRFVNPLMKKQYGIDSMPETAENVAADFHVGREDQDAFALRSQERALRAQANGRLAKEISPISIPRRKADPIVVDKDEHPRSTSLEALAKLGTPFREGGTVTAGNASGVNDGAVALLVASGEAVDRYGLTPLAKVVTSHTAGVEPRIMGIGPVPATRGLLERAKLGIGDIDVVELNEAFAAQSLACLRELGLPDDADHVNPNGGAIALGHPLGASGARLALTAALELNERQARYAVATMCIGVGQGIAVLLERAA; this comes from the coding sequence ATGACCGACGCCTACCTCGTCACCGGCACCCGCACCCCCTTCGGCCGCTACGGCGGGGCGCTGGCGTCCGTCCGCCCCGACGACCTGGCCGCGCACGCCGTCCGCGAGTTGCTCGCCGGTGTCCCGCAGATCCCCGGCGCGGCCGTCGACGAGGTCTTCCTGGGCGATGCCAACCAGGCCGGCGAGGACAACCGCGACGTGGCGCGCATGGCGCTGCTGCTGGCCGGGCTGCCCGTGACGGTCCCGGGCGCCACCGTGAACCGGCTGTGCGGTTCGGGGCTGGAGGCGCTGGTGCAGGCCGCGCGGCAGATCCGGCTCGGCGAGGCGGACGTCGTGGTGGCCGGCGGGGTGGAGTCCATGTCGCGGGCGCCGTTCGTGATGGGCAAGGCCGACACCGCCTTCGCCCGCAGCGCCGACGTCTTCGACACCACCATAGGCTGGCGCTTCGTCAATCCCCTGATGAAGAAGCAGTACGGCATCGACTCCATGCCCGAGACCGCCGAGAACGTCGCCGCGGACTTCCACGTCGGCCGCGAGGACCAGGACGCGTTCGCGCTCCGCTCCCAGGAGCGCGCGCTGCGGGCGCAGGCCAACGGCCGGCTGGCCAAGGAGATCAGCCCGATCAGCATTCCTCGTCGCAAGGCCGACCCGATCGTGGTCGACAAAGACGAGCACCCGCGCAGCACCTCCCTGGAGGCGCTGGCCAAGCTCGGCACGCCGTTCCGCGAGGGCGGCACCGTCACCGCCGGCAACGCCTCCGGCGTCAACGACGGCGCCGTGGCGCTGCTCGTCGCCTCCGGCGAGGCCGTCGACCGGTACGGCCTCACGCCGCTGGCCAAGGTCGTCACCTCCCACACCGCCGGCGTCGAGCCCCGCATCATGGGCATCGGCCCGGTCCCGGCGACCCGCGGCCTGCTGGAGCGCGCGAAGCTGGGGATCGGCGACATCGACGTCGTGGAACTCAACGAGGCCTTCGCCGCGCAGTCGCTGGCGTGTCTGCGGGAACTGGGACTCCCCGACGACGCCGACCACGTCAACCCCAACGGCGGCGCCATCGCCCTGGGCCACCCGCTCGGCGCCTCCGGCGCGCGCCTGGCCCTCACCGCCGCGCTGGAGCTGAACGAGCGCCAGGCCCGGTACGCGGTGGCCACGATGTGCATCGGCGTCGGACAGGGCATCGCGGTGCTGCTGGAGCGTGCGGCATGA
- a CDS encoding VOC family protein: MPATFNHTIIAAKDRRESARFLRELLEAAEAPSWGPFTNIQLADGVLLQFAEPPVEIQMQHYAFLLDDDHFDRALRRLCDDGVTHWADPQMTKPGEINHEHGGRGVYFLDPAGHGIELITRPYL, translated from the coding sequence ATGCCCGCCACGTTCAACCACACCATCATCGCCGCCAAGGACCGCCGGGAATCGGCGCGCTTCCTCCGCGAGCTGCTCGAAGCCGCCGAAGCACCGTCCTGGGGCCCGTTCACCAACATCCAGCTCGCCGACGGCGTCCTGCTGCAGTTCGCCGAGCCGCCGGTCGAGATCCAGATGCAGCACTACGCCTTCCTGCTCGACGACGACCACTTCGACCGCGCCCTCCGGCGTCTGTGCGACGACGGCGTCACCCACTGGGCCGACCCGCAGATGACCAAGCCCGGCGAGATCAACCACGAGCACGGCGGACGCGGCGTCTACTTCCTGGACCCGGCCGGCCACGGGATCGAGCTGATCACGCGGCCCTACTTGTAG
- a CDS encoding 3-hydroxyacyl-CoA dehydrogenase NAD-binding domain-containing protein: protein MVGSDANASLVGVIGAGTMGAGIAQLAVQAGHPVAVYDAVEGAAERAVAGIGKRLDSLAAKGRIPAEEAQASKDRLSAIAELDALQDAALVVEAVIEDLGVKQKLFAGLEDIVGPDCLLATNTSSLSISAIAGGLREPERLVGMHFFNPAPLMPLVEIIDGLATDPEVSAAVADLAESWGKTTVRCRSTPGFIVNRVARPFYAEALRAYEEQAADFATIDAVLRESGGFKMGPFELMDMIGLDVNLAVSTSVWEATGYDPRYTPAWTQKEHVAAKRLGRKSGRGFYEYGEDVEKPAPGYAEAHELVMTRMPLLHRSHGKTATSYGDGRILVDLALDPDGMPTVALAPAADTPNVALTSVIAAFQSQGKKVVVLEDVPGMVVTRTVARLVNEAVDALYRGDAEEDDIDTAMKLGVNYPKGPLEWGEDLGFGYLCEVLDNLEDVYRDGRYRASPLLRQLAHADRLMDRPLESRLTEYRGQAVLDALRKAAAQHAARHPDQAPIAPSAPDKDPA, encoded by the coding sequence ATGGTGGGGAGCGACGCCAACGCATCACTCGTCGGAGTGATCGGCGCCGGCACGATGGGTGCCGGAATCGCCCAGTTGGCCGTGCAGGCCGGGCATCCGGTCGCGGTCTACGACGCGGTCGAGGGGGCGGCCGAGCGCGCCGTCGCGGGCATCGGAAAGCGCCTGGACTCGCTCGCGGCGAAGGGCAGAATCCCTGCTGAGGAAGCTCAAGCGAGCAAGGACCGGCTCTCCGCGATCGCGGAGCTGGACGCCCTGCAGGACGCCGCCCTCGTGGTCGAGGCGGTGATCGAGGACCTGGGCGTCAAGCAGAAGCTGTTCGCCGGCCTGGAGGACATCGTCGGCCCCGACTGCCTGCTGGCCACCAACACCTCCTCGCTGTCCATCAGCGCCATCGCCGGCGGCCTGCGCGAGCCCGAGCGCCTGGTCGGCATGCACTTCTTCAACCCGGCGCCGCTGATGCCGCTGGTGGAGATCATCGATGGTCTGGCCACCGACCCCGAGGTGAGCGCGGCCGTCGCGGACCTGGCCGAGTCCTGGGGCAAGACCACGGTGCGCTGCCGCTCCACCCCAGGCTTCATCGTCAACCGCGTCGCGCGCCCCTTCTACGCCGAGGCCCTGCGCGCCTACGAGGAGCAGGCGGCGGACTTCGCGACCATCGACGCGGTCCTGCGCGAGAGCGGCGGCTTCAAGATGGGGCCGTTCGAGCTGATGGACATGATCGGGCTCGACGTGAACCTGGCCGTGTCCACCTCGGTGTGGGAGGCGACCGGCTACGACCCGCGCTACACCCCGGCGTGGACGCAGAAGGAGCACGTCGCGGCGAAGCGCCTGGGCCGTAAGAGCGGCCGCGGCTTCTACGAGTACGGCGAGGACGTGGAGAAGCCCGCGCCGGGCTACGCGGAGGCGCACGAACTGGTGATGACCCGCATGCCTTTGCTCCACCGCAGCCACGGCAAGACCGCGACCTCCTACGGCGACGGCCGGATCCTGGTGGACCTCGCCCTGGACCCGGACGGCATGCCGACGGTCGCCCTCGCCCCGGCAGCCGACACCCCGAACGTGGCGCTGACCTCGGTGATCGCGGCCTTCCAGAGCCAGGGCAAGAAGGTCGTGGTGCTGGAGGACGTCCCCGGCATGGTGGTGACCCGGACCGTCGCGCGCCTGGTCAACGAGGCCGTGGACGCGCTGTACCGGGGCGACGCGGAAGAAGACGACATCGACACCGCGATGAAGCTCGGGGTCAACTACCCCAAGGGTCCGCTGGAGTGGGGCGAGGATCTAGGCTTCGGCTACCTCTGCGAAGTCCTCGACAACCTTGAGGACGTCTACCGCGACGGCCGCTACCGCGCCTCGCCGCTGCTGCGCCAGCTCGCCCACGCCGACCGGCTCATGGACCGGCCGCTCGAGAGCCGCCTGACCGAATACCGCGGGCAGGCTGTGCTCGACGCGCTTCGAAAGGCGGCAGCGCAGCACGCCGCTCGGCATCCCGACCAAGCACCCATCGCACCCTCCGCACCGGACAAGGACCCCGCATGA
- the paaK gene encoding phenylacetate--CoA ligase PaaK, producing MSPLPEISPRELDDAERLSVEELRALQTERMAWTLNHAYTNVPHYTAAFDAAGVHPRDFKELADLKHFPFTAKKDLRDNYPFGMFAVPRDQVARIHASSGTTGKATVVGYTKSDLENWAAVGARSLRAAGVRPSDRVHVAYGYGLFTGGLGVHYGAEALGCTVIPISGGQTARQVQLIQDFEPEVICVTPSYLLAIVDEMERQGIDPASTSLRVAVLGAEPWTDAMRAEIEERLGAHAVDIYGLSEVMGPGVGNEDVAEKDGTYLWEDHFYPEVVDPATGEVLPDGAKGELVFTSLTKQAMPVVRYRTRDLTRLLPGLSRPMRRMERITGRSDDMMIVRGVNLFPSQIEEELLTVAGLAPHFVCVLTRPGRLDELCVRVEARDAQTDRAGAAGRLASGVKERFGVTITVDVLEPGGLERSQGKAQRILDMRGDHT from the coding sequence ATGAGCCCGCTGCCCGAGATCTCGCCGCGGGAGCTCGATGACGCCGAGCGCTTGTCCGTCGAGGAACTCAGGGCTCTGCAAACTGAGCGGATGGCGTGGACGCTGAACCACGCCTACACCAACGTTCCGCACTACACGGCGGCGTTCGACGCGGCCGGTGTGCATCCGCGGGACTTCAAAGAACTGGCCGACCTGAAGCACTTCCCCTTCACGGCCAAGAAGGACCTGCGCGACAACTACCCCTTCGGCATGTTCGCCGTGCCGCGGGACCAGGTCGCGCGGATCCACGCCTCCTCCGGCACCACCGGTAAAGCCACCGTCGTCGGCTATACCAAATCAGACCTCGAGAACTGGGCCGCCGTCGGTGCGCGCTCGCTGCGCGCCGCGGGCGTGCGGCCCAGCGACCGGGTCCACGTGGCCTACGGCTACGGCCTGTTCACCGGCGGCCTCGGCGTGCACTACGGCGCCGAGGCGCTGGGCTGCACCGTCATCCCGATCTCCGGCGGCCAGACCGCGCGCCAGGTGCAGCTGATCCAGGACTTCGAGCCCGAGGTCATCTGCGTGACGCCGTCCTACCTGCTGGCGATCGTCGACGAGATGGAGCGGCAGGGCATCGACCCGGCTTCGACCTCGCTGCGCGTCGCGGTGCTCGGCGCCGAGCCGTGGACCGACGCGATGCGCGCGGAGATCGAGGAGCGGCTCGGGGCGCACGCCGTCGACATCTACGGGCTCTCCGAGGTGATGGGGCCCGGCGTCGGCAACGAGGACGTCGCCGAGAAGGACGGCACGTACCTGTGGGAGGACCACTTCTATCCCGAGGTCGTCGATCCGGCCACCGGCGAGGTGCTGCCCGACGGCGCGAAGGGCGAGCTGGTCTTCACCTCGCTGACCAAGCAGGCGATGCCGGTGGTCCGCTACCGCACGCGCGACCTGACCCGGCTGCTGCCGGGGCTGAGCCGGCCGATGCGGCGGATGGAGCGCATCACCGGGCGCAGCGACGACATGATGATCGTGCGCGGCGTCAACCTCTTCCCCAGCCAGATCGAGGAGGAGTTGCTGACCGTGGCCGGCCTGGCTCCGCACTTCGTCTGCGTCCTGACCCGGCCGGGCCGGCTCGACGAGCTGTGCGTGCGGGTCGAGGCCCGGGACGCCCAGACCGACCGGGCCGGGGCGGCCGGGCGGCTGGCGTCCGGGGTGAAGGAGAGGTTCGGCGTCACCATTACCGTTGACGTGCTGGAGCCCGGCGGCCTGGAGCGCTCGCAGGGCAAGGCACAACGCATCCTCGACATGCGGGGCGACCACACATGA
- a CDS encoding uroporphyrinogen-III synthase, producing the protein MDTTTTESDTQGSPTLPEAGRLPEPLVGCVVAITSDRRREELGAMLRRRGAEVMMAPTMRIIPLSDDRMLRAATEECLREPLDYAVATTGIGWRAWISTAEGWGLADPLAAVLGSAALAARGPKATGAIRQCGMRETYSPPSESSTELLAWLLARDLAGTRIAVQLHGSADTAFLDALRGAGADVVPVPVYQWGAPQDQTAVGRLVEAVVRRQVHAVAFTSAPGAAAFLAAAENDGSLTRVVDAMQADVLAACIGPVCAAPLEPHGITAVWPDRGRLGSLARVITQELPPRVRRRLNTPGRDIVVQGNAVLIDGRAVPLSPLPAGVLRELARQPGRVLSRAELLRRVWTGMRRDEHAVEATVARLRTSLGEHADVVATVTKRGYRLAVDPS; encoded by the coding sequence ATGGACACCACGACAACCGAATCCGACACACAGGGTTCACCGACTCTCCCCGAGGCCGGACGGCTCCCCGAACCCCTGGTCGGCTGCGTCGTGGCGATCACCTCCGACAGACGGCGGGAGGAGCTCGGGGCGATGCTGCGGCGGCGCGGCGCCGAGGTCATGATGGCCCCGACCATGCGCATCATCCCCCTTTCCGACGACCGGATGCTGCGGGCCGCGACCGAGGAGTGCCTGCGCGAGCCGCTGGACTACGCGGTGGCCACGACCGGGATCGGGTGGCGCGCGTGGATCTCGACGGCCGAGGGCTGGGGCCTGGCCGATCCGCTGGCGGCGGTGCTGGGCTCGGCGGCGCTGGCCGCCCGGGGCCCGAAGGCGACCGGAGCGATCCGGCAGTGTGGGATGCGCGAAACCTATTCGCCGCCGTCGGAGTCCTCGACCGAGCTGCTGGCCTGGCTCCTGGCCCGGGACCTGGCCGGCACCCGCATCGCGGTGCAGCTGCACGGCAGCGCCGACACGGCGTTCCTGGACGCGCTGCGCGGCGCCGGCGCCGACGTGGTCCCGGTCCCGGTGTACCAGTGGGGCGCGCCGCAGGACCAGACCGCCGTCGGCCGCCTGGTCGAGGCGGTGGTCCGCCGGCAGGTGCACGCGGTGGCGTTCACCTCGGCGCCCGGCGCGGCGGCGTTCCTGGCCGCGGCCGAGAACGACGGCAGCCTGACCCGGGTCGTGGACGCGATGCAGGCCGACGTCCTGGCGGCCTGCATCGGACCGGTCTGCGCGGCGCCCCTGGAGCCGCACGGCATCACCGCGGTGTGGCCGGACCGCGGCCGCCTCGGCTCCCTGGCCCGCGTGATAACGCAGGAACTGCCGCCCCGGGTCCGCCGCCGCCTGAACACCCCCGGCCGCGACATCGTGGTCCAGGGCAACGCGGTCCTGATCGACGGCCGCGCGGTCCCGCTGTCCCCGCTGCCGGCCGGCGTCCTGCGCGAACTGGCCCGCCAGCCGGGACGCGTGCTGAGCCGCGCCGAGCTGCTGCGCCGGGTCTGGACCGGTATGCGGCGCGACGAGCACGCGGTCGAGGCCACGGTCGCTCGCCTGCGGACCTCGCTCGGGGAGCACGCGGACGTGGTGGCGACGGTGACGAAGCGGGGATACCGGCTGGCGGTGGATCCGAGCTGA
- a CDS encoding FAD-dependent oxidoreductase, protein MDSPSLLSRTHCPCCALQCGMELHAGDGGDAVPRAAGWEAFQVNKGALCQKGATSTELLNPAVRLTSPLLRRTRDAELEPVSWDETLDAVAGRLASIAADRGPAAVGGPERVEAVCGVPVGDLREAARMFAGSGSGGGSSTRSSTGRSTGMVLTARGTEQQADGADAVNAWINLALAAGKAGRPYCGYGAITGQGNGQGGREHGQKADQLPGYRKITDPAAREHVAAVWGISPDALPGPGRPAVELLASCGTDIRALLVALVILACGVRPRVALARSAGLPVDRGILVDTSGRSLGDERIFAIGDCAEAVDRPAGALAALDDARRAAASILGSPPLPAAAAPLRLRTYGVPGADVAVLGRPRAEAAIQFIQFTDQRRRTRKVLALDGDVPVAAALVGDVGAAAALAQAIARPSAPAPRVPAALLTSGAGRGAGGFGSA, encoded by the coding sequence ATGGACTCGCCCTCCTTGCTCAGCCGTACGCACTGCCCGTGCTGCGCGTTGCAGTGCGGGATGGAGTTGCACGCCGGCGACGGCGGGGACGCGGTACCGCGCGCCGCCGGATGGGAGGCGTTCCAGGTCAACAAGGGCGCGCTGTGTCAGAAGGGCGCGACCTCCACGGAACTGCTGAACCCGGCGGTCCGGCTGACCTCGCCCCTGCTGCGCCGCACCCGCGACGCCGAACTGGAACCGGTGAGCTGGGACGAAACGCTCGATGCCGTGGCCGGCCGGCTGGCCTCGATCGCCGCGGACCGGGGCCCTGCGGCCGTCGGCGGGCCCGAACGGGTCGAGGCGGTGTGCGGGGTCCCGGTGGGGGACCTGAGGGAGGCGGCGCGCATGTTCGCCGGCAGCGGTTCCGGCGGCGGTTCCAGCACCCGTTCCAGTACCGGTCGCAGCACCGGCATGGTGCTCACCGCGCGCGGCACCGAACAGCAGGCCGACGGCGCCGACGCCGTGAACGCCTGGATCAACCTCGCGCTGGCCGCAGGCAAAGCAGGCCGTCCCTACTGCGGCTACGGCGCCATCACCGGCCAGGGCAACGGCCAGGGCGGACGCGAACACGGACAGAAGGCCGACCAGCTCCCCGGCTACCGGAAGATCACCGACCCGGCGGCGCGCGAACACGTCGCCGCGGTGTGGGGGATCAGTCCCGATGCCCTGCCGGGCCCGGGCCGGCCGGCGGTGGAGCTGTTGGCGTCGTGTGGCACTGATATACGAGCTCTGCTGGTCGCCCTGGTCATCCTCGCCTGCGGCGTGCGGCCCCGCGTCGCGCTGGCCCGCTCCGCCGGGCTGCCGGTCGATCGCGGAATTCTGGTCGACACATCCGGCCGCTCCCTCGGCGACGAGCGGATCTTCGCCATCGGCGACTGCGCGGAAGCGGTTGACCGGCCGGCCGGCGCCCTCGCAGCCCTCGATGACGCCCGCCGCGCCGCCGCCTCGATCCTCGGCTCGCCCCCGCTCCCGGCAGCCGCGGCACCTTTGCGCCTGCGCACCTATGGCGTCCCCGGCGCCGACGTCGCCGTCCTGGGCCGGCCGCGCGCCGAGGCCGCCATCCAGTTCATCCAGTTCACCGACCAGCGCCGCCGCACGCGCAAGGTCCTGGCCCTGGACGGGGACGTGCCGGTCGCGGCCGCGCTGGTCGGCGATGTCGGCGCCGCGGCCGCGCTCGCGCAGGCCATAGCCCGGCCGAGCGCTCCCGCGCCGCGGGTGCCGGCCGCGCTTCTCACATCGGGGGCCGGGCGCGGTGCGGGCGGTTTCGGCAGCGCGTAA
- the paaN gene encoding phenylacetic acid degradation protein PaaN, whose product MTATAEQFSVRHRETLDRAVEAIRERAFWTPYPEIPKAYGEEAATAGKLAYEGYLDRPFPLAQPGTDELAGAEKSPYGVALGVTYPHPDLDILLPAMQAAMPAWRDAGPEARAAVLIEALARLNARTHEIAHAVHHTSGQAFGMAFQAGGPHAQDRGLEAVAYAYAAQTAQVAAAEWEKPQGPKPALHMAKKFTAVPRGIGLVIGCNTFPTWNSYPGLFASLATGNAVVVKPHPNAILPLAISVAILRDTLAEAGFDPDLVALAVEKPGEGLAKTLALRPEIRIIDYTGSTEFGVWLERNAPQAVVYTEKAGINTVIVDSVDDYKGMLGNLAFSFSLYSGQMCTTPQNIFVPREGITVAGEHKSFDDFAADLAGAVDKLLGDDARANALLGAVCNPGVADRLKKAESVGKTVLASRPVANTEYPAAEVRTPLIAAIDVADTEVYTAEWFGPISFLIAADTTDQAVETFRTTVRDHGAITAAVYSTDDDVIAKTENAALDAGVNLSVNLTGAVYVNQSAAFSDFHATGANPAANAALSDLAYVASRFRVVQSRRHI is encoded by the coding sequence ATGACCGCCACGGCCGAGCAGTTCTCCGTCCGCCACCGCGAAACCCTCGATCGGGCGGTGGAGGCGATCCGCGAACGGGCGTTCTGGACGCCCTACCCGGAGATCCCCAAGGCCTACGGCGAGGAGGCCGCCACCGCCGGCAAGCTGGCCTACGAGGGCTACCTGGACCGGCCGTTCCCGCTGGCCCAGCCCGGGACCGACGAGCTGGCCGGCGCGGAGAAGTCGCCGTACGGGGTGGCCCTGGGCGTCACCTACCCGCACCCGGACCTGGACATCCTGCTGCCGGCGATGCAGGCCGCGATGCCCGCCTGGCGCGACGCCGGCCCCGAGGCCCGGGCCGCGGTGCTGATCGAGGCGCTGGCCCGGCTCAACGCCCGCACCCACGAGATCGCACACGCCGTGCACCACACCTCCGGCCAGGCCTTCGGCATGGCGTTCCAGGCCGGCGGCCCGCACGCGCAGGACCGCGGACTGGAGGCGGTGGCCTACGCCTACGCCGCGCAGACCGCGCAGGTCGCCGCGGCCGAGTGGGAGAAGCCGCAGGGGCCCAAGCCGGCGCTGCACATGGCCAAGAAGTTCACCGCCGTCCCTCGCGGCATCGGCCTGGTCATCGGCTGCAACACCTTCCCGACCTGGAACAGCTACCCGGGCCTGTTCGCCTCGCTGGCCACCGGCAACGCGGTGGTCGTCAAGCCGCACCCGAACGCGATCCTGCCGCTGGCCATCTCGGTCGCGATCCTGCGCGACACCCTGGCCGAGGCCGGCTTCGACCCGGACCTGGTCGCCCTGGCGGTCGAGAAGCCGGGCGAGGGCCTGGCCAAGACCCTGGCGCTGCGGCCGGAGATCCGCATCATCGACTACACCGGCTCCACCGAGTTCGGCGTCTGGCTGGAGCGCAACGCGCCCCAGGCCGTGGTCTACACCGAGAAGGCCGGCATCAACACGGTGATCGTGGACTCGGTGGACGACTACAAGGGCATGCTGGGCAACCTGGCCTTCTCGTTCTCCCTGTACAGCGGCCAGATGTGCACCACCCCGCAGAACATCTTCGTCCCCCGCGAAGGCATCACCGTCGCCGGCGAACACAAGTCCTTCGACGACTTCGCCGCCGACCTGGCCGGCGCGGTGGACAAGCTCCTCGGCGACGACGCCCGCGCCAACGCCCTGCTCGGCGCGGTCTGCAACCCCGGCGTCGCGGACCGCCTGAAGAAGGCCGAATCAGTCGGCAAGACCGTCCTGGCCTCCCGCCCGGTGGCCAACACCGAGTACCCCGCCGCCGAGGTCCGCACCCCCCTGATCGCCGCGATCGACGTCGCCGACACCGAGGTCTACACCGCCGAATGGTTCGGCCCGATCAGCTTCCTGATCGCCGCCGACACCACCGACCAGGCCGTCGAGACCTTCCGCACCACCGTCCGCGACCACGGCGCCATCACCGCCGCGGTCTACTCCACCGACGACGACGTCATCGCCAAGACCGAGAACGCAGCCCTGGACGCCGGCGTGAACCTCTCGGTGAACCTCACCGGCGCCGTCTACGTGAACCAGAGCGCAGCCTTCTCCGACTTCCACGCCACCGGCGCGAACCCGGCGGCGAACGCGGCGCTGTCGGACCTGGCGTACGTGGCCAGCCGGTTCCGGGTGGTGCAGTCGCGGCGGCACATCTGA